From a single Ensifer adhaerens genomic region:
- a CDS encoding TRAP-type C4-dicarboxylate transport system, small permease component — MVKAYIRAIGQLSKLLALISTGLLIASMLVVCQMILLRYVFAWPTIWQTDFVVFSATAAIFLGAPYVLLTGGHVGVDVIEMMVGDEARKRLRIVGSLFGLFFCLIMLVAGWIQFYDAWEGNWKHSSVWAPPLWVPLLTLPIGFGLLCLQYVAKILADLTGLAVGPAPESHSVQPTDAASARESLP, encoded by the coding sequence ATGGTAAAGGCCTATATCCGGGCCATCGGCCAGCTGTCGAAGCTGCTCGCCCTGATCTCGACCGGATTGCTCATCGCTTCCATGCTGGTGGTCTGCCAGATGATCCTGCTGCGCTACGTGTTTGCGTGGCCGACGATCTGGCAGACGGATTTCGTGGTCTTTTCGGCCACCGCCGCCATCTTCCTTGGCGCGCCCTATGTCCTCCTGACCGGCGGACATGTCGGCGTCGACGTCATTGAAATGATGGTCGGCGACGAGGCCAGGAAGCGCCTGCGCATCGTCGGCAGCCTTTTCGGCCTCTTCTTCTGTCTGATCATGCTGGTCGCCGGCTGGATCCAGTTCTACGACGCCTGGGAGGGTAACTGGAAACATTCGAGCGTCTGGGCGCCGCCGCTCTGGGTGCCGCTGCTGACGCTGCCGATCGGCTTCGGGCTTCTGTGCCTGCAATATGTGGCGAAGATCCTCGCCGACCTGACCGGCCTTGCCGTTGGGCCCGCGCCTGAAAGCCATTCCGTCCAGCCAACTGATGCCGCCAGCGCCAGGGAGAGCCTGCCATGA
- a CDS encoding DNA-binding transcriptional regulator, GntR family encodes MNDRNTFQKLRDQIENGIVTGEYEPGERLDETQLANRYGVSRTPIREALMQLSAIGLVEIRPRRGAIVVDPGPQYVLEMFEVMAELEGMAGAFAARRHSNEDRQLLTAAHQRCGEAALSEDTDGYYYENEVFHHVIYQASHSSFLKDQCVALHRRLRPYRRLQLRVRNRMKVSFEEHKMIVDAIIGGDEDAAREHLKRHVNVQGDRFSDLIAGLDRLKAPRSNST; translated from the coding sequence GTGAACGACAGGAATACGTTTCAAAAACTGCGCGATCAGATCGAAAACGGCATCGTGACAGGTGAATACGAGCCGGGTGAGCGTCTTGATGAAACACAGCTTGCCAACCGCTACGGCGTGTCGCGCACACCGATCCGTGAAGCACTGATGCAATTGAGCGCCATTGGCCTTGTCGAGATCCGGCCACGGCGCGGCGCGATCGTCGTTGATCCGGGGCCGCAATATGTGCTGGAAATGTTCGAGGTCATGGCAGAGCTTGAAGGCATGGCCGGGGCGTTTGCTGCGCGGAGGCATTCAAACGAGGACCGTCAACTTCTCACCGCTGCACATCAGCGATGCGGCGAAGCAGCGCTCAGCGAGGACACGGACGGCTACTACTATGAGAACGAGGTGTTCCACCACGTCATCTACCAGGCGAGCCACAGCAGCTTCCTGAAGGACCAGTGCGTCGCACTGCATCGGCGGCTCAGACCCTACCGGCGGCTCCAGTTGCGGGTACGCAATCGCATGAAGGTTTCGTTCGAAGAACACAAGATGATCGTGGACGCGATCATCGGCGGCGACGAAGATGCGGCGCGCGAGCACCTGAAGCGGCATGTGAACGTGCAGGGAGATCGGTTCAGCGATCTCATCGCTGGCTTGGATCGGCTCAAAGCGCCCCGCTCCAATTCAACCTGA
- a CDS encoding TRAP-type C4-dicarboxylate transport system, substrate-binding protein, which translates to MKKLKRMLRLGAIVAAGSLGAVAAHAETVLKASHQFPGGKGDIRDEMVQMIARDVAAANVGLTIQVFPGSSLYKPNDQWNALTRGLLDMTSFPLDYASGRHPEFSATLMPGLVGNFDRAMRLNSSPFMQDIKKIIEDQGAMVISDAWLSGAFASKKDCITAPPTIKGQVIRAAGPAFEEMLAAAGASIASMPSSEIYSGMQTGVLDAANTSSASFVSYRLYEQAKCLTAPGQNALWFMYEPVLISKKTYDKLTPEQQKAILEAGKKAEAFFNTEVRKGDQLMIDTYKKAGVKVVEMSKEDYDAWLEIAKQSAYKNFAAKVPNGQKLIDEALAVK; encoded by the coding sequence ATGAAAAAGCTTAAGCGCATGCTGCGGCTCGGCGCAATCGTCGCAGCCGGCTCGCTCGGGGCAGTCGCTGCCCATGCCGAGACCGTCCTGAAGGCGTCGCACCAGTTTCCCGGAGGCAAGGGTGACATTCGCGACGAGATGGTGCAGATGATCGCACGCGACGTCGCGGCGGCCAATGTCGGGCTGACCATCCAGGTCTTTCCCGGATCGTCTCTCTATAAGCCCAACGACCAGTGGAACGCGCTAACGCGCGGGCTGCTCGACATGACGTCTTTCCCGCTGGACTACGCTTCGGGGCGCCACCCGGAATTTTCCGCGACGCTGATGCCGGGGCTCGTCGGCAATTTCGACCGCGCCATGCGGCTCAATTCGTCGCCCTTCATGCAGGACATCAAGAAGATCATTGAGGACCAGGGCGCAATGGTGATTTCCGATGCCTGGCTCTCAGGCGCCTTCGCCTCCAAAAAGGATTGCATCACGGCGCCGCCGACGATCAAGGGACAGGTGATCCGCGCTGCTGGCCCGGCATTCGAGGAAATGCTGGCCGCGGCGGGGGCTTCCATTGCCTCCATGCCGTCGTCCGAAATCTACAGCGGCATGCAGACGGGCGTGCTGGACGCCGCCAACACTTCGTCGGCAAGTTTCGTGTCCTACCGGCTTTACGAACAGGCGAAATGCCTGACGGCGCCGGGCCAGAACGCGCTCTGGTTCATGTACGAGCCGGTTCTGATCTCCAAGAAGACCTATGACAAGCTGACGCCCGAGCAGCAGAAGGCCATTCTCGAGGCTGGCAAGAAGGCCGAAGCCTTCTTCAACACGGAAGTCCGCAAGGGCGACCAGCTGATGATCGACACCTACAAGAAGGCGGGCGTCAAGGTCGTCGAAATGTCGAAGGAGGATTACGACGCCTGGCTCGAAATCGCAAAGCAGTCGGCTTACAAGAACTTCGCAGCCAAGGTGCCGAACGGTCAGAAACTGATCGACGAGGCGCTTGCCGTGAAGTGA